A single Oncorhynchus masou masou isolate Uvic2021 unplaced genomic scaffold, UVic_Omas_1.1 unplaced_scaffold_1585, whole genome shotgun sequence DNA region contains:
- the LOC135531420 gene encoding gasdermin-E-like, whose product MKAGGNVEGLLADLKLNVALKYSNEQESSFGRLKKEEVKVKEVVNYAKDKRLDMTHPVIKQTREKPRAILGVLTERIMTSQPCQVTNKVRKRGNAAANMSALSMKDSMKQSGSTQTESDVSLKIPEYTVVAYSLIELYVKCNGQFELCLFSNNGGFEKVTSKDDIEADGIMDLGGDFDANSPLNLNEELEKLRGHFQLLSVLPVDTRSSLLQLLKTTMEDREAVSALESVLDQLCEGETPDLGDLEESERETVQAILDLVDQCVGKDEDEIRSSLLSAVHLIVSAMDGMTDEGLSVLGSCCSPPVLQALQILVQHVAAGSGETLSLRDAGLAVLTEEELYQRTESLFALSNVELTRLNEDAEYTVTSVICPGHLPLVMSIAVNGLASLG is encoded by the exons ATGAAGGCAGGAGGAAATGTGGAGGGATTGTTGGCTGATTTAAAACTTAACGTGGCCTTAAAATACTCAAACGAACAAGAGTCGTCCTTTGGCAGACTGAAGAAAGAGGAGGTGAAAGTGAAGGAGGTGGTTAACTACGCGAAAGACAA ACGCTTGGACATGACCCACCCTGTGATCAAGCAGACCCGGGAGAAGCCCAGGGCAATATTAGGGGTGTTGACGGAGAGGATTATGACATCACAACCTTGCCAGGTCACAAACAAAGTCCGGAAGCGTGGCAATGCAGCAGCCAACATGAGCGCCCTGAGCATGAAG GACTCTATGAAGCAGAGTGGCAGTACTCAGACAGAAAGTGATGTGTCACTGAAGATTCCTGAATATACTGTCGTGGCCTACAGTCTGATTGAGCTCTACGTCAAATGCAATGGACAGTTTG AGCTGTGCCTCTTCTCCAACAATGGGGGCTTTGAAAAGGTTACATCAAAGGATGACATTGAAGCGGATGGAATTATGGACCTGGGAGGTGACTTTGATGCTAACAGCCCCTTAAATCTGAACGAAG AACTGGAGAAACTGAGGGGTCATTTCCAGCTGCTGTCAGTCCTGCCAGTAGACACACGTTCCTCTCTGCTCCAGCTCCTCAAGACAACCatggaggacagagaggcagTCAGTGCGCTGGAGAGTGTG ctGGATCAGTTGTGTGAAGGTGAGACTCCTGACTTGggtgacctggaagagtctgagAGGGAAACAGTCCAGGCCATACTGGATCTTGTAGACCAATGTGTTGGGAAGGATGAGGACGAGATCCGATCCTCACTTCTCAGTGCCGTCCACCTCATTGTCAGTGCCATGGACG GAATGACAGATGAGGGTCTCTCTGTGTTGGGATCCTGTTGCAGTCCTCCAGTCTTACAGGCCCTGCAGATCCTG GTGCAGCATGTGGCAGCAGGGAGTGGGGAGACCCTCTCTCTGAGAGATGCAGGTCTGGCTGTTCTGACTGAGGAGGAGCTGTATCAGAGGACAGAGAGTCTCTTTGCCCTCTCCAATGTGGAACTTACCAGATTGAATGAGGACGCAGAATACACAGTGACTTCAGTTATCTGCCCTGGACACCTTCCTCTTGTCATGAGTATCGCTGTGAATGGCCTGGCCTCTTTAGGATAG